A window from Bos mutus isolate GX-2022 chromosome 1, NWIPB_WYAK_1.1, whole genome shotgun sequence encodes these proteins:
- the LOC102272321 gene encoding olfactory receptor 5K1, translating into MAENNCSLATEFILIGFTEHPDLRILLFLVFFIIFLITMVGNLGLVALIVTEQCLHTPMYIFLGNLALMDSCCSCAITPKMLENFFSKDKMISLYECMVQFYFLCLAESADSFLLAAMACDRFVAICKPLQYHIMMSQKLCIQMTTGAYVAGNLHSMIHVGFLFRLTFRGSHQINHFFCDVLPLYRLSCVDPYINELMIFIFGGSVQIFTITIVIISYLYIIFTIFKMKSKEGRKKALSTCASHFLSVSIFYGSLLFTYIQPNSVNEEDKDLPVAIFYTLVIPLLNPFIYSLRNKEVINVMKKIMNIS; encoded by the coding sequence ATGGCTGAGAATAACTGCTCCTTGGCAACTGAATTTATCCTCATAGGATTTACAGAACACCCAGATCTGAGGATTCTTCTGTTTCTGGTGTTCTTTATCATCTTTCTGATCACCATGGTGGGGAATCTTGGTCTCGTGGCATTGATAGTAACAGAGCAATGTCTTCATACACCAATGTACATCTTCTTGGGTAATCTTGCTCTGATGGATTCCTGTTGTTCCTGTGCCATCACCCCCAAAATGTTGGAGAACTTCTTTTCTAAGGACAAGATGATTTCTCTCTATGAATGCAtggtacaattttattttctctgtcttgCTGAAAGTGCAGACTCCTTTCTCCTGGCAGCAATGGCTTGTGATCGCTttgtggccatctgcaaaccacTGCAGTACCACATCATGATGTCAcagaaactctgcattcagatgaccACAGGGGCATACGTAGCTGGAAACCTGCATTCCATGATTCACGTAGGGTTTCTGTTTAGGTTAACTTTCCGTGGGTCTCATCAAATCAATCACTTTTTTTGTGATGTTCTTCCACTATACAGACTCTCCTGTGTGGACCCTTATATCAATGAAttaatgatatttatctttggAGGATCAGTTCAAATATTCACTATTACCATAGTAATAATTTCTTACCTTTATATCATTTTCACAATTTTCAAGATGAAAtctaaagaaggaagaaagaaagctttATCTACTTGTGCATCCCACTTTCTCTCTGTTTCAATATTCTATGGTTCTCTTCTCTTCACGTACATTCAACCGAATTCAGTTAATGAAGAAGACAAAGATTTACCTGTTGCTATTTTTTATACTCTAGTGATTCCTTTATTAAACCCTTTTATTTATAGTTTAAGAAATAAGGAAGTAataaatgttatgaaaaaaattatgaacaTATCATAA
- the LOC102269485 gene encoding olfactory receptor 5H2 yields MEKENITLLTEFVLTGLKYQPQWQIPLFLVFLVMYLITTVGNLGLIALIWNDSQLHIPMYLFLGSLALVDTSISSTVTPKMLVNFFIKSKTISLSECMVQFFSFTVSATTECFLLASMAYDRYVAICNPLLYPVIMTNRLCMRLLVSSFVGGVLHAFIHIGFLFRLTFCSYNTIHNFYCDIMPLFKISCTDPFINILMVFIFSGSIQVFTILIVLISYTLVLLTILKKKSVQGIRKAFSTCGAHLLSVSLYYGPLLSMYIRPGSTQSDDHDMMDSLFYTVIIPLLNPIIYSLRNKKVIDSLTKILKRNI; encoded by the coding sequence atggaaaaggaaaatataacatTGCTGACAGAGTTTGTTCTCACAGGACTAAAGTATCAACCACAGTGGCAAATCCCCTTGTTCCTGGTATTCTTGGTGATGTACCTCATCACCACTGTGGGGAACCTTGGCCTTATTGCTCTCATCTGGAATGACTCTCAGCTTCACATCCCCATGTACTTATTCCTTGGGAGTTTGGCACTTGTGGATACTTCCATATCATCCACAGTGACTCCCAAGATGCTGGTCAACTTCTTCATCAAAAGCAAGACAATATCTCTCTCTGAATGCATggtacaatttttttcctttacagtcAGTGCAACCACAGAATGCTTTCTCTTGGCAAGTATGGCATATGATCGCTATGTGGCCATATGCAATCCTTTACTTTATCCAGTGATTATGACGAATAGACTATGCATGCGACTGTTGGTCTCATCATTTGTAGGTGGTGTTCTTCATGCCTTTATTCATATAGGATTTTTATTTAGATTAACCTTCTGCAGTTACAACACAATACATAACTTTTACTGTGATATTATGCCACTGTTCAAAATTTCTTGTACTGACCCTTTTATTAATAttcttatggtttttattttctctggttCAATACAGGTGTTCACCATTCTGATTGTGCTTATTTCTTATACACTAGTTctcttaacaattttaaaaaagaagtctgtTCAAGGTATAAGgaaggccttctccacctgtggagCCCAcctcctgtctgtctctttatACTATGGGCCTCTTCTCTCCATGTATATTCGTCCTGGATCCACACAATCAGATGATCATGATATGATGGACTCTCTCTTTTACACTGTCATAATCCCTTTGTTAAATCCAATTATCTATAGcctgagaaataagaaagtcatAGACTCATTGACGAAAATTTTAAAGAGGAATATTTAG